In Mycobacterium stomatepiae, the following are encoded in one genomic region:
- a CDS encoding GNAT family N-acetyltransferase — protein sequence MTELTLRAISDDDDYESFMSASYAVFFEDIQKDEIDLMRKVTEFDRMVGFHDGTRWASTAGAFGKQVVLPGGVTAPVAAVTAVTVSPSHRRRGLLTAMMRHQLDDIRSRGTEALAMLFASEASIYGRFGYGTATSIAGLSGQLRELGFRPEVELGDGTVTDTDTDTLMANAPAIYDRAMAQRPGLMARPRPWWDTVIHDSEERREGTGKIRFALHREADGTASAFAIYRPKAGWTDSGQPNGELHIQEVRATNHRAYARIWRHLLDMDLVRTVKYEWAATDEQLRYLVTDQRALRCEVKDAIYVRLVDVSRALTLRRYTTCVDVVLEATDEFCPWNTGRLHLCGGPDGAACETTTAPADIAVTARDLGAIYLGGVNLQALASAGFVTELTPGSLHRTAVAFDWPAAPGMPDNF from the coding sequence GTGACTGAGCTGACCCTGCGCGCCATCAGCGATGACGATGACTATGAGTCATTCATGTCCGCGTCGTACGCGGTGTTCTTCGAGGACATACAGAAGGACGAGATCGACCTGATGCGCAAGGTCACCGAGTTTGACCGCATGGTCGGATTTCACGACGGCACTCGCTGGGCGTCCACCGCGGGCGCCTTCGGCAAGCAGGTGGTACTGCCCGGCGGTGTGACCGCCCCGGTGGCCGCCGTCACCGCGGTCACGGTGTCACCGAGCCATCGGCGCCGCGGCCTGCTGACGGCGATGATGCGCCACCAGCTCGACGACATCAGGTCGCGCGGAACCGAGGCGCTGGCCATGCTGTTCGCCTCGGAAGCCTCGATCTATGGGCGATTCGGGTACGGAACGGCCACTTCGATCGCGGGGTTATCCGGGCAGCTGCGCGAGCTCGGCTTCCGCCCCGAGGTCGAGCTCGGCGACGGCACGGTGACCGACACCGATACCGACACACTCATGGCCAACGCACCCGCAATCTACGACCGGGCCATGGCGCAACGCCCCGGACTGATGGCCAGACCGCGGCCGTGGTGGGACACCGTGATCCACGACAGCGAAGAGAGGCGCGAGGGCACCGGCAAGATTCGCTTTGCCCTGCACCGCGAGGCCGATGGCACCGCCAGCGCATTCGCCATCTACCGCCCCAAGGCCGGCTGGACGGACTCCGGCCAGCCCAACGGAGAACTTCATATCCAGGAGGTGCGAGCCACCAATCACCGCGCGTACGCACGCATTTGGCGCCACCTACTCGACATGGACCTGGTCAGGACTGTCAAGTACGAGTGGGCCGCGACCGACGAGCAGCTGCGCTACCTGGTCACAGACCAGCGGGCACTGCGGTGTGAAGTGAAGGACGCCATCTATGTACGACTGGTCGACGTGTCCCGCGCACTGACGTTGCGCCGGTACACAACCTGCGTCGACGTGGTACTCGAGGCGACCGACGAGTTCTGCCCGTGGAACACCGGCCGGTTGCACCTATGTGGCGGACCCGACGGTGCCGCATGCGAAACCACCACGGCACCAGCCGACATCGCCGTCACCGCGCGCGACCTCGGCGCGATCTACTTGGGCGGGGTAAATCTGCAGGCGCTGGCCAGCGCGGGATTCGTCACAGAACTCACCCCCGGTTCGCTACACCGGACCGCGGTCGCCTTCGACTGGCCCGCCGCCCCCGGCATGCCCGACAACTTCTAA
- a CDS encoding metal-sulfur cluster assembly factor — protein MSETTAPDEEFLADLEEAMRDVVDPELGINVVDLGLVYGLNVEKGDEGKVATIDMTLTSAACPLTDVIEDQSRSALVGSGLVNDLRINWVWNPPWGPDKITEDGREQLRALGFTV, from the coding sequence ATGAGCGAAACCACCGCACCCGACGAGGAGTTTCTCGCCGACCTCGAAGAGGCGATGCGCGACGTCGTCGACCCCGAGCTGGGGATCAACGTCGTCGATCTGGGGCTTGTCTACGGCCTCAACGTCGAGAAGGGCGACGAAGGAAAGGTCGCGACCATCGACATGACGCTGACGTCGGCGGCCTGCCCGCTGACCGATGTGATCGAAGACCAGTCGCGCAGCGCGCTGGTCGGCAGCGGTTTGGTCAACGATCTGCGGATCAACTGGGTGTGGAACCCACCGTGGGGTCCGGACAAGATCACCGAGGACGGGCGCGAACAATTGCGCGCCCTCGGCTTCACCGTCTAG
- a CDS encoding DUF5666 domain-containing protein: MSASSHLCTRFAMLAVSGITAVSVVACGSSHPASPTSSSPAASPAAPSSSPPATGQARVRGLIASVSGNTAQITEEKGDAAVAFSATTKITELTPATLSDVTTGSCVTVRPAHRGSEPGQPIAAAGVRVTPAVDGKCPTAPAKRAPVQGAVASVAGNTITVTRIDPSGAGSQATVTVTDQTRYTRQAGAGIQAITPGKCITAQGNRDGSGTLQANTIDLRPAHDGKCGGQHRLGR, translated from the coding sequence ATGTCTGCCAGCTCTCACCTGTGCACCCGATTCGCGATGCTCGCGGTCTCCGGGATCACCGCGGTATCCGTCGTGGCCTGTGGTTCGTCGCACCCGGCCAGCCCCACTTCCTCAAGTCCTGCCGCGTCGCCGGCGGCGCCGTCCAGCTCGCCCCCAGCCACCGGTCAGGCTCGGGTACGTGGCCTGATCGCATCGGTGTCGGGAAACACCGCGCAGATCACGGAGGAAAAGGGCGATGCCGCTGTGGCTTTCAGCGCCACGACCAAAATCACCGAACTCACCCCGGCCACGCTGAGTGACGTCACCACCGGCAGTTGCGTCACCGTGCGGCCCGCTCACCGGGGATCAGAACCCGGCCAGCCGATCGCCGCGGCGGGCGTGCGGGTGACCCCCGCCGTCGACGGGAAATGCCCAACGGCGCCTGCCAAACGAGCGCCCGTGCAAGGCGCCGTGGCCTCCGTCGCTGGCAACACGATCACCGTGACGCGTATCGACCCCAGCGGCGCGGGCTCGCAGGCGACGGTGACGGTCACCGATCAGACGCGATACACCAGGCAGGCCGGTGCCGGCATTCAAGCGATCACGCCGGGCAAATGCATAACGGCACAAGGCAATCGGGACGGCAGCGGCACGCTACAGGCGAACACCATCGACCTGCGGCCGGCCCACGACGGCAAATGCGGGGGCCAGCATCGGCTCGGCAGGTAA
- a CDS encoding acyl-CoA dehydrogenase gives MGHYIANVRDLEFNIFEVLEVGAILGAGQYSELDADTVRTILSEAARLAEGPVAETFAFADRNPPVFDPNEHTISVAPELAKTVQAIKDAEWWRLGLAEDIGGMPAPPPLAWAVNEMIFCANPSASFFCLGPFMAQALWAESDEEQKRWAAEGVERGWAATMVLTEPDAGSDVGAGRSKAIAQPDGTWHIEGVKRFISGGDVGDTADNVFHLVLARPEGAGPGTKGLSLFYVPNYLFDPDTFELGARNGVFVTGLEHKMGIKSSPTCELTFGATDVPAVGYLVGGVHNGIAQMFTVIEHARMTIGVKAAGTLSTGYLNALAYAKERVQGADLTQMTDKTAPRVTIMHHPDVRRSLMTQKAYAEGLRALYIYAAAHQDDALAQQVSGADHDMAHRVDDLLLPIVKGVSSERAYEILTESLQTLGGSGFLQDYPLEQYIRDSKIDSLYEGTTAIQALDFFFRKIVRDHGAALQFVTAQISRTIDDCDDALKSQAQAVQSALDEVTSMTAALTGYLMAATAHPTEIYKVGLGSVRYLLAVGDLLIGWRLLAQALVAHAALADNPSEKDRAFYQGKIATSAFFAKNMLPKLTSLRRVIESIDDDVMRISEDAF, from the coding sequence TTGGGCCACTACATCGCTAACGTCCGTGATCTCGAGTTCAACATCTTCGAAGTCCTCGAGGTGGGCGCGATTCTCGGCGCCGGGCAGTACAGCGAGCTGGACGCCGACACGGTGCGGACCATCCTGTCCGAGGCCGCTCGCCTGGCAGAAGGCCCGGTCGCCGAGACCTTCGCGTTCGCCGACCGCAACCCGCCGGTGTTCGATCCCAACGAGCACACCATCAGCGTCGCACCCGAGTTGGCCAAGACCGTGCAAGCGATCAAGGACGCCGAGTGGTGGCGCCTCGGCCTGGCCGAGGACATCGGTGGCATGCCCGCACCGCCGCCGTTGGCGTGGGCGGTCAATGAAATGATCTTCTGCGCCAATCCGTCCGCAAGCTTCTTCTGCCTGGGACCTTTTATGGCGCAAGCGCTTTGGGCCGAGAGCGACGAGGAGCAGAAGCGCTGGGCGGCCGAGGGCGTCGAGCGCGGCTGGGCCGCCACGATGGTGCTCACCGAACCCGACGCGGGCTCCGACGTCGGCGCCGGCCGCAGCAAGGCCATCGCGCAGCCGGACGGCACCTGGCACATCGAGGGCGTCAAGCGGTTCATCTCCGGTGGCGACGTCGGCGACACCGCCGACAACGTCTTCCACCTCGTGTTGGCCCGCCCGGAGGGCGCCGGCCCCGGCACCAAGGGACTGAGCCTGTTCTACGTCCCGAACTACCTGTTCGACCCCGACACATTCGAACTCGGCGCCCGCAACGGGGTTTTCGTCACCGGGCTGGAACACAAGATGGGCATCAAGTCCTCCCCCACCTGCGAGCTGACCTTCGGCGCGACGGATGTGCCCGCCGTGGGCTATCTGGTCGGCGGCGTGCACAACGGGATCGCGCAGATGTTCACCGTGATCGAGCACGCCCGCATGACGATCGGAGTCAAGGCCGCCGGCACGCTTTCCACCGGCTACCTCAACGCGCTTGCCTACGCCAAGGAGCGGGTGCAGGGTGCCGACCTGACCCAGATGACCGACAAGACCGCACCGCGGGTCACGATCATGCACCACCCCGACGTGCGCCGCAGCCTGATGACCCAGAAGGCGTACGCCGAAGGGCTGCGGGCGCTCTACATATATGCCGCGGCACATCAGGATGATGCTCTCGCACAACAAGTTTCCGGCGCTGACCACGACATGGCACACCGCGTCGACGATCTGCTGCTGCCCATCGTCAAGGGGGTCAGTTCGGAGCGGGCGTACGAGATCCTGACGGAATCGTTGCAGACGCTGGGCGGCTCGGGCTTCCTGCAGGATTATCCGCTGGAGCAGTACATCCGCGATTCCAAGATCGATTCGCTCTACGAGGGCACCACCGCGATTCAGGCCCTGGACTTCTTCTTCCGCAAGATCGTTCGCGACCACGGCGCTGCCCTGCAGTTCGTGACGGCTCAGATCAGCCGGACCATCGACGACTGCGACGACGCGCTGAAATCGCAGGCGCAGGCGGTGCAATCCGCCCTCGACGAGGTGACCTCGATGACGGCCGCGTTGACCGGCTACCTGATGGCGGCTACCGCGCACCCGACGGAGATCTACAAGGTGGGGCTCGGTTCGGTGCGGTATCTGCTCGCGGTCGGCGACCTGCTGATCGGCTGGCGGTTGCTGGCGCAGGCCCTGGTTGCGCACGCCGCCCTGGCCGACAATCCCAGCGAGAAGGACCGGGCGTTCTACCAGGGCAAGATCGCGACGTCGGCGTTCTTCGCCAAGAACATGCTGCCGAAACTGACCTCGCTGCGCCGCGTCATCGAATCCATCGACGACGACGTGATGCGTATTTCCGAGGACGCGTTCTGA
- the trxA gene encoding thioredoxin, which produces MTTQDLTAEQFNATIENNDIVLVDFWASWCGPCRQFGPTFQASSEKHPDIVHAKVDTEAQQELAAAAQIRSIPTLMAFKKGKLLFNQPGALPPSALEDLVQQIRDFDVEAVQADHA; this is translated from the coding sequence GTGACTACACAGGACCTCACCGCGGAGCAGTTCAACGCGACCATCGAAAACAACGACATCGTGCTGGTCGACTTCTGGGCGTCCTGGTGCGGGCCATGCCGTCAGTTCGGGCCGACCTTTCAGGCGTCGTCGGAGAAGCACCCCGACATCGTGCACGCCAAGGTCGACACCGAAGCCCAGCAAGAGCTCGCCGCCGCGGCCCAGATTCGGTCCATCCCGACGTTGATGGCCTTCAAGAAGGGCAAACTGCTGTTCAACCAGCCGGGTGCGCTCCCACCGTCGGCGCTGGAGGATCTGGTGCAGCAAATCAGGGACTTCGACGTCGAGGCGGTTCAGGCGGATCATGCCTGA
- a CDS encoding YihY/virulence factor BrkB family protein → MVGWLDDLQRRNRGVSVTVAVIYKYLDDQGGYLPALITYYGFVSLFPMLLLLTTGLGVVLAGRPDLQEQVLHSALSQFPVIGSQLQQPEGLSGGTVAVVVGILGALYGGLGVGQAVQNAMDSVWAVPKHKRPNPIRSRVRSCGLLFVLGSAVLAATVLSGIAQTTGELGIFGRIGVALTTVAINAMICLVAFRVTTARVLTYRQVLPGAVAAAVIWQILQWFGAGYIQHTVKTASATNSIFALVLGLLAFLYLVSTALVLCAEMNVVLVEHLCPRALLSAFSDDAELTPADRRIYAKRAKAERVKQLERVIVRFNDVNRPVTP, encoded by the coding sequence ATGGTGGGCTGGCTGGACGATTTGCAGCGACGCAACCGCGGTGTGAGTGTGACCGTGGCTGTCATCTACAAATACCTCGATGATCAAGGCGGCTATCTGCCCGCGCTGATCACGTACTACGGCTTCGTGTCGCTGTTCCCGATGCTGCTGTTGTTGACCACCGGGCTGGGTGTGGTGCTCGCCGGTCGCCCCGATCTGCAAGAGCAGGTGCTGCACAGCGCCCTGAGTCAATTCCCGGTGATCGGCAGCCAGCTGCAACAGCCCGAGGGGCTCAGCGGCGGCACGGTCGCCGTCGTCGTCGGAATCCTGGGTGCGCTCTACGGCGGCCTGGGTGTCGGCCAAGCCGTGCAGAACGCGATGGATTCGGTATGGGCCGTGCCGAAGCACAAGCGCCCCAACCCGATTCGATCACGCGTGCGCAGCTGCGGATTGCTTTTCGTGCTGGGTTCGGCGGTGCTCGCGGCCACCGTCTTGTCCGGGATCGCGCAGACGACAGGGGAGCTGGGCATCTTCGGCAGGATCGGTGTCGCGCTGACCACCGTGGCGATCAACGCGATGATCTGCCTGGTGGCTTTCCGTGTGACGACCGCAAGGGTACTCACCTACCGGCAGGTGCTGCCGGGGGCCGTTGCGGCAGCGGTTATTTGGCAGATATTGCAGTGGTTCGGTGCCGGCTATATCCAGCACACCGTCAAGACGGCCAGCGCCACCAACAGCATCTTCGCGTTGGTGCTGGGATTGCTCGCCTTCCTGTATCTGGTGTCGACGGCGCTGGTGCTCTGCGCCGAAATGAACGTCGTACTGGTGGAGCACCTCTGCCCGCGCGCATTGCTGAGCGCCTTCAGCGACGACGCCGAACTCACGCCGGCCGACCGGCGGATCTACGCCAAGCGGGCGAAAGCCGAACGCGTCAAACAGCTCGAGCGCGTGATCGTCCGTTTCAACGACGTGAATAGGCCCGTGACACCGTAG